The genomic interval CGGCGCTACTTTCGGAGATAGGAgaagtgaggggaaaaaaaaaattatattacaGTATGGAGAAGCTAAAGTAGGGCATTTGTGTCTGGGATCCGGCCATTattgacgacggcggcggcgggcaaGAGTCCATGCTTGAAATCAGTCATTTGCATCCACCAGCGGCACCGCGCCGCGCGCAGAGAGGAACGAACGCTACCGAAGGTTCCAGGCACTTGGAGGTCAACACGCGCTCAGAAGAAGCAAAGCCGGGAAAATAGCACGTTTTCTCTACCGGTCGCAAAAATGGACCCCAAGTGCTAGTGGGGTCAAGTGCTTTGCCATtgtaagccccccccccctcctcccccactTCCCACTGTGCTACTGACTATCAAAGCCCATCGGAGGCCACAACTATTCTGGCGCTCTTGCAAGTGCTTTAAAACAACACGTTGTGCAAATCATACAAacacattcactgccattgtcgGAGCTAGAGGTCCAAACCCATTTGACTAgtgaagagagaaagagagaaagagagaaagagagagaagagagagagagagagagagagagagagagagagagagagaggacggGGGAGGGGTCATTAACGTCtagggccgtcaatggcagtcaaataaaatgaaatacaatgaATCATGACTTCAGGAAATGATGGTTGAGTTTGTGCCAATGTTGTTAAGTCCTCTGCTCTCTTCATCGAAACAACACCCTCTAGTGGCCAGAAAGCAAAGTACTAGTATTGCAGCATCCAGCATCACATTTAAGGAGAGTTTGCAAATGCATATTAGATCACTTCCAATGGCTACAATTGTTGGAAATAGCATATCCGTCGGTGGTGGCCCAAAGTTCAAACGGACGACGGACGAGGAGGGCCGCAGTGCAAACGAGAccaaaagaaaaggagaaattCATCACTCCATTTGAGCGAGCGTCCAACCACAAATGGCAAATATACAAAACTCTTTTAATAGGAATCGTGTCCGGACGCCGGCTCTTTTCCCATTCTCCCCACGTTCTTTCGCTGGCCGGCTGGCTGGCCGGCCGGGGAGGCAAGAGGAAGCCGCGAGGGAGGGCCGCCGCGGGCGGACAAGCTGCTCAAAAGTCAGCCGAGAACGTCACGGCGTTGGACCCGCGTGGCGTCCGCCCGGCGTCCACGTGGCGCTACGGCGGGACGGCTCACGCCGGGAAgacttttgaattttttttttttctgacctcTTTTAGTAGTTGACTTTTGTGACGGCCCGTTCCCGGGCGTTGGCGGCGTTGGCGGCATTGGCGGCGTTGTCCTCGGCCAGCTGGTGGACGGAGCGCTTGCGGTTGCGTTTCAATTTATTCAGGTCCTTGTCAAAAACCTCGCCGGAACGCAGGGCCGACACCAGGTCGTCGAATTCCCCTCCCGCCTCGtccgagccgccgccgccgccggcgctcTTCTTGGAGCGCCGTTCTCGCTCCCGCTGCTCCTTGAGCTGCAAAGCCAAaagtaatacaaataaaaaccaTCATTTGTGAACGGAAAGGGCGCCACGTGCAAATGACGACGGCGGGCGGGTCTCACCGCGGCCTCCAGACGGGCCCTCCTCTCCTCCTCGTCTTTGCGCCGCCGCATGTTTTCCAGGTCTTGGCGGGCCTCGGAGAACGACTGCAAGAAGGTGTCGAAGATGCCAAAGAACTCGTCGGGCTGCATCCTCCCTTCGTCCTCCCCAAAGTGCTTCAGAGATTTGGCGAACTGCGCGCAGGGTGGCGGTCAGGTCAATGCACGGGTGGAAAGCCCTGATGCTCACCGGGCTAGCCAGCCCGCCAAGCCTTTTGACTCAAGCCCACCTTGTCCTTGGCCTCGCTCAACTGCTCCTCCAGCTCGGAGAAGCCGAAGCCGGCCACGGTGATGAAGTCGCCGATGACGGCGGCGAACTTATCCCCGCGCTCCCGACTCCCGCTCTGCTGGTAGTGCAACTCCTGGCGCCGGAACCACAAAAGCCAGCGCGCGTCAGCGCTAGTCTACGCCGCCGGGCCGGGCTAACGATAAAAACGTCAACTCACCGCCTCCAGAGCCTTCAGTCCACTTTTGATACTGTGCACCTCTTTTTCCAACTCGGCCAAACTGGAAAGGAAAAGAGAACACGtgaatatttctttgtttttgaagaaacCAAATGTCCTCCGCGAACGGCGTTTTGAGCCATTGGCGCCAGGATGGGAGGTGACCGAGAACTCACTTGACTTTGGCGGCCTCCGGTACGCTGTTAAGGTCCAGCTGGATGTGCAGCGTGTCGGGGTAGTTCTTCTCAAAGATCATGATCAGGTAGTGCAACATGGTGATGCTCCTGGCCAGCCGGGCggtggaaaaagacaaaaacgtaGGGACGTTTAGGCGACGTTTCCTCCAATGCGCGTAGGCGGGCGTAGGAGGAGGAGCTTCCGCGGACGTCACGGAGCTCGAGGCTTTGTTGACGCCATGGGTGGCAAAGTGGAGGAAGTCACCTGTCGATGCTGGACTTGGTGTCGACGATTTTATTGAGGCTGGAGACCTTGAAGCCGTAGGCGTTCCCCCGCTGGCCCTTGTTCATGAAATTGCCGAAAGCCAGGACCACCTCCAGGATCTGCGTCAGCCTCTTGCTTCGGACCACCTCTCTGGAGGCGTTCAGGATAGCTGAGCGGGACCATCCGGGAGAAAGTAAATCGAGAGAAATGCTACGGCTAAGCGCTACGTGAGGCCCAAAcgggaaaacacacacacacacacgagctaGCCGGCGTTCCTTTTCTCACCTTCCACTTTGGGCTTGGTCTCAGCCAGGCGCTCGGCAAATTTCTTCTTAAAGAACAGAGCTTGCAGTCGGTGCTGGTAGTGGTCAATTCTAAGAGGAAAGCAAAATCCAAAAAATGGGGGCAAGTTGGAGCATTGGACCACCATTGGAGCACCTTAGCCACGCCCTCCTTTTTGGGCGTACCTGCTCATTTCAAAGAGAAAGCGATCTGCTCGGGCCATGCGCTCCAGCTCGTGTTTGTGCTCCTCCAGGAGATCCACGTCGCTCTTTTCCGGGACAAATTTCAGCaactacacacacgcacatagaAAGAGACCAACCACTCACTCCGAGCCggccaaccaaccaaccaaccaaccaacggGGCGCAATGCCATCCCTTGGGAGCCAGCGTTTTCTCACCTGCTCCAGCATGTCTTTGGCCAACTCTTCTCGCTCATCCATCTCCAGGATGGCCCTCTTGATCTCCTCGTTGCTCATTTTTAATCTAAacaaacattgaattgaatcgaATGCTTTTCTCGTCCGTCCCCGTAGCGCAGACACGACGCCCTACGACCTACTTTGAAAGGAGGATGATACAATTCTGCGCGCGCCGGCCGTCGATCACCGACAGCTCCTTGACTTTGCGCGCGCTGACGTAGATGTCGTCCATGGAACCCGTCTCCTTCTGCGGGGAAGAAAGGAAGAGGTGAAGGGAGGCGTGAAGAGTTTGGGCTCTCGTTAAACCACGTGGGACCGCCATGATGACGGAGAGCGACGAGGAAGAAGAACTCAAGAGTGGAACTCACCTGCTTGAAGGATTGGTTGGCGAGCAGGTCCTGCCGGGGGGCGAGCGCcgagacacaaaaaaacaacacatgcGCGGTGGATTAGCATAGTGCCGAGCACAACACGCAGCTTGTTTTGTCACTTTGGGCCAAACGCAAGATGACAAAAGAAATGGGCCAGAAAAGGCCTTTTCTTAGAAAGTTGCCAAGCCACAAAGCCAAATGAGCACTACGAAAGGAAGGAACGTGGGATGCGCAGAACGCGCAGAACGCGCGCACGTGCCGTGGACGAGCATTGAACGAGGCATGCACCATCTCGACACCAACCTGCTGTCTCTGATAGGCCGAAAACATTTTCTCGATGTCCTTGAGGTCAAGAATCTTGAACGGCTTCAGGTCGTCGATATCGTTCCAGATAGTGCCGTTGATCATGTGCTGATGGAGACCGAAGCGCACAAAAATTAATGCTCTCACCGTGGCacactttttgggggaaaatggattggacgccgcaAAATGGCTCACCTCTCCTAGTTTAGCCCAGTTGAAAGATTTCAGCGGATGCGAAGGCTGAGGGATGGACTTGGAGCGAAGCGTGTTGGCCGAACTCAGAGAGGCCGGCGCGGGGGGAGGCGGGATTCCAAAAAGGGGAGGGGCTCCCGGCGGGGGAGGCGGGGCGCCGGGCGGAGGAGGGGCGGGCGGGACCGGTGGACGGTTGAAGGCCGGCGGTGGCAGCGGAGGAGGcggaggtggaggtggaggaAAGCCGC from Stigmatopora argus isolate UIUO_Sarg chromosome 15, RoL_Sarg_1.0, whole genome shotgun sequence carries:
- the daam2 gene encoding disheveled-associated activator of morphogenesis 2 isoform X2 — its product is MPPRKRTRAGLGFLCCFGASEPLEINLKDAVPLQLLEFSAPMPPAEELNARFSELVDELDLSDKNREAMFALPDEKKWQIYCSKKKEQEDPNKLATSWPDYYIDRINSMAAMQTLFAFDEEEMEMRNKVVEDLKTALRTQPMRFVTRFIELDGLTCLLNFLRSMDYETSESRVHTSLIGCIKALMNNSQGRAHVLAHPQSINTISQSLRTENVKTKVAVLEILGAVCLVPDGHKKVLRAMAHYQKYAAERTRFQTLLNQLDRSTGHYRDEVNLKTAIMSFINAVLNAGAGEDNLEFRLHLRYEFLMLGIQPVIDKLREHENATLDRHLDFFEMVRNEDDSELAKRFDTSHVDTKSAGAMFELVKKKLSHSDAYPHLLSILQHCLQMPYKRVGSATHHWQLLDRILQQLVLQDDKGEDPDLSPLDNFNVKNIIRMLVNENEVKLWRDQAEKFRKDHLELLGKLERKERECETKTQEKEDMMKTLNKMKDKLQREGVELRSAREQVLDLSTRINDCVAVGVPTAFPPPPPGAPSAPPPPPPMTTGGGGFPPPPPPPPPLPPPAFNRPPVPPAPPPPGAPPPPPGAPPLFGIPPPPAPASLSSANTLRSKSIPQPSHPLKSFNWAKLGEHMINGTIWNDIDDLKPFKILDLKDIEKMFSAYQRQQDLLANQSFKQKETGSMDDIYVSARKVKELSVIDGRRAQNCIILLSKLKMSNEEIKRAILEMDEREELAKDMLEQLLKFVPEKSDVDLLEEHKHELERMARADRFLFEMSRIDHYQHRLQALFFKKKFAERLAETKPKVEAILNASREVVRSKRLTQILEVVLAFGNFMNKGQRGNAYGFKVSSLNKIVDTKSSIDRSITMLHYLIMIFEKNYPDTLHIQLDLNSVPEAAKVNLAELEKEVHSIKSGLKALEAELHYQQSGSRERGDKFAAVIGDFITVAGFGFSELEEQLSEAKDKFAKSLKHFGEDEGRMQPDEFFGIFDTFLQSFSEARQDLENMRRRKDEEERRARLEAALKEQRERERRSKKSAGGGGGSDEAGGEFDDLVSALRSGEVFDKDLNKLKRNRKRSVHQLAEDNAANAANAANARERAVTKVNY